A genomic region of Pyrus communis chromosome 14, drPyrComm1.1, whole genome shotgun sequence contains the following coding sequences:
- the LOC137715208 gene encoding serine acetyltransferase 1, chloroplastic-like — protein MKVPVITRARFKASPFLSTPKVLSPHFSILSNSQAPSTPMAACIHTQSHPLCWDSNRSTSDEDGYHFMKFCRRSFSDQVSCAPISQNRTKTTQTRRIVEDLGPDEDLWLRMQDEARSDIDEEPTLSDYYYTSILSHPSLESALAHHLSVKLSNPSLSCATLVDIFMGVFAQDQEVVRAVKDDLSAVKERDPACVSYTHCLLNFKGFLACQAHRAAHKLWLQGRKVLALLIQNRVSEIFAVDIHPGAKIGSGILLDHATGLVVGETAVIGNNVSILHSVTLGGTGKASGDRHPKIGDGVLIGAGTCILGNIRIGEGAKIGAGSVVIKEVPARTTVVGNPAKLLGGKNPVKLDKMPSFTMDHTSNIAEWYDYVV, from the coding sequence ATGAAAGTTCCGGTCATAACTCGGGCCCGGTTTAAGGCCTCCCCTTTTCTCTCAACTCCCAAAGTCCTCTCCCCTCACTTCTCTATcctctcaaattctcaagcCCCCTCGACTCCCATGGCTGCCTGCATCCACACTCAAAGCCACCCACTTTGTTGGGATTCAAACAGGTCCACATCCGACGAAGACGGCTACCATTTCATGAAGTTCTGCCGCCGCAGTTTCTCTGATCAGGTTTCCTGCGCACCCATTTCCCAAAATCGCACGAAAACAACTCAGACGCGCAGAATCGTGGAGGATCTCGGCCCCGATGAAGATCTATGGCTCAGAATGCAGGATGAAGCTCGCTCGGATATAGATGAAGAACCCACCTTGTCAGATTACTATTACACTTCGATTCTGTCGCATCCTTCTCTGGAAAGTGCTTTAGCCCACCATCTGTCTGTGAAATTAAGCAATCCTAGCCTCTCCTGTGCGACCCTAGTGGATATTTTCATGGGGGTGTTCGCACAGGATCAGGAAGTGGTCAGGGCCGTGAAGGATGATCTGAGTGCGGTGAAGGAGCGGGACCCGGCGTGCGTGAGTTACACGCACTGCCTCTTGAATTTCAAGGGATTTCTTGCGTGCCAAGCCCACCGGGCGGCGCACAAATTGTGGTTGCAGGGGAGGAAGGTCCTGGCTTTGCTGATTCAGAACAGGGTGTCCGAAATTTTCGCGGTGGACATTCACCCGGGAGCGAAAATCGGAAGCGGGATACTGCTGGACCACGCCACCGGGCTCGTGGTGGGAGAGACGGCGGTGATTGGGAACAATGTGTCAATTTTGCACAGTGTGACTTTGGGAGGGACCGGAAAGGCATCTGGGGACCGGCACCCCAAAATTGGGGATGGGGTGCTGATTGGGGCAGGGACCTGTATATTGGGGAACATTAGGATTGGGGAAGGGGCAAAGATTGGGGCTGGGTCTGTGGTGATAAAGGAAGTGCCGGCGAGGACAACGGTGGTTGGGAATCCGGCCAAGTTGCTTGGAGGGAAAAATCCAGTTAAGTTGGACAAGATGCCTAGTTTTACTATGGACCATACTTCCAATATAGCTGAGTGGTATGATTACGTTGTTTAA